The genomic stretch TGGGCAAGGGTTGCCTCACCTGGGGCCAACGGGGAAGTGAAGCCCTGCCCGCAGCTAGTGAGGGTCGCCAATGACCCTTGACgggacaggaaaaaaaaaagcaaaggaaaaggaaagtaaaaatgaaaaatattaaaaatattgaaataatattaaaattgtaCCAATCGTGCCACATATGATGGTTAGCGTCTACATCAGccattttcggtcaaaattggccggatgggctcaattggcaaaatgtgaaaaagctTATGACTCagttagaaaaattgaaaggtttaggactttttggataatcttCCCCATTTTTATCTTATGATTCAGGAAGATGCACATCCTTTGGTTTAGGACACTCTATATGTACATATGAATATGAAAACTGAAAATTCGTCATCAACCTCTCAGACATGGCAAGAGCCAAAAAgggaacaaagaaagaaagaaagacatatGCTTAAAGATAGGATAACCCAACATAAACTCATTGGCTCGGAAGGAACTCTTAAAGGTTCCACATACTTGTTCTTTTCTTCAAATTATGTAAGGAAAAATTGATTTGGTTCGAGtgaggaaaagatgaaaaacaaaTAGGGATCTATCAGTTAGTGCATCCTTTATCTTTTAGTTGAGAGAAGCTTCCACTTTATTTATTAAGGACGTTTTTTTCTAATCCCTCGTCACCGATAAGATGATCAAATATAAAACGAAACCTTTACACCTTTCGGAGCGGTCCGGAGTCATCCCACGACGCTAAAATGAGTTATTATAAGATTAGCCTCATAATAAGCACGGAAGGAGGGATACATCACTGAGGTCATAAGTGGCAAGGTTGTGGGCCTGATTCATCTAATGCATCGCAAATTTAAGCTATTTGATCGATCGATAGAGGAGAAAGGGGACCTCCCATTCCAGTAACTTCTGTAGGACGGTTTTGCGCAAGGAACACGGAGAAAACCTCGACGAATAAGCCAATTTATTTAAGAGGGCCGCACCTTGAGCGGATCTCATGTCAAGTGGACCGAACAAACCGTAAGCACGGAATCGAGGGAGATTTGTCGATAAAGAAAGGTCCCTATCGCCCCAAAATGGTGCAAATTGTTGTTGAAGGGGTTAATCATCACCTAGTATGTTAGCTACCAAATGGGGGATCAAAGCTTTCGGATTAGGGCCGTGTAGTTCTCTCGGTGACAATGGTTTCCAAATGAAGATTGGAGTTCTAAGTCGGACATTGTTGCATCGAGGGAGGGAAACACGACGGTGGTCGTGTCAGCATACGATGGAGCTTCATTTTGTTTGAGGTGGGACCCTCGTATCCGGTTCGTCTCTCCCCTCTATATATATTGCCCACCTGTCTCCTCTTCACTCCTCACTCCTCTTATCCCCCAGTTCGTGCACTAGCATGGCTCGAATTGCAGCCGCCACATGGGTCAATTACTCCTCTCCCCCATTCCCAACTaagtcttcttcttcaccttcggTTGAATTGGGCTTCAATGGGCCCAGGAAAAACCCCGGCGGAATCACTTGCTCTCTCCGAACGCCCCCCAAACTCCTCCTCCCCAAGAAATCTTCGACACCCCAACCGTCGACGACCGCCGTTGCCGCTCCTCCCTCCACTTCGAAGCCTCGTAGCGAAGAAACTCCGGCACAATGGAACTTGTTACAGAAACTCGCGTCCATGGCCTTAGACGCCGTTGAGAACGCCCTCGTCTCCCATGAGCTCGAGCACCCGCTCCCCAAGACGTCCGACCCGCGGGTCCAAATCTCCGGCAACTTCGCTCCCGTGCCCGAGCAGCCCGTCCAACGCTCGCTCCCTGTGGCCGGACAGATCCCTGATTGCATCCGAGGCGTGTACGTGCGGAACGGGGCCAACCCGCTCTATCAGCCGGTTGCTGGCCACCACTTGTTTGACGGCGACGGCATGATCCATGCAGTCCATTTTTCTGATGGCTCCGCCAGCTATGCCTGCCGCTTCACCAAGACACACCGCTTTGTCCAAGAGCGGGCCCTCGGTCGCCCGATCTTCCCCAAGTCCATTGGCGAGCTCCATGGCCATTTTGGCATCGCCAAGCTCCTTCTTTTCTACGCACGAGGGGCCTGCGGCCTCCTCGACCACGGCCACGGCATTGGTGTTGCCAACGCGGGCCTCGTCTACTTCAATGGCCGCCTGCTCGCCATGTCGGAGGACGACCTGCCCTACCATGTCCGCGTCTCTGCCGCCGGAGACCTCGACACCGTCGGCCGTTACGACTTCGGCGGCCAGCTGGACTCCACGATGATTGCCCACCCAAAGCTCGACCCCGTCTCAGGCGAGCTCTTTGCCCTCAGCTATGACGTCGTCCGAAAGCCCTACCTCAAGTTCTTCCGCTTCTCGCcggacgggaggaagtcgccaGACGTTGAGATCCCCCTCGCGGAGCCGACGATGATGCATGACTTCGCGATCACCAAGCGGTTCGTGGTGATACCAGACCAGCAAGTGGTGTTCAAGCTGAATGAGATGGTCCGCGGTAGATCTCCAGTGATCTACGACAAGGTCAAAACGCCGAGGTTTGGAATCATGGACAAGTACGCCAGCGACGCATCCGGAATCCGGTGGATCGACGTGCCGGACTGCTTCTGCTTCCACCTCTGGAACGCCTGGGAAGAGCCGGAGAGCGATGAGGTCGTCGTGATCGGCTCGTGCATGACGCCACCGGACTCGATCTTCAACGAGCAGGACGAGAGCCTGAAGAGTATCTTGTCCGGAGATCAGGCTCAATCTGAAGACTGGCAAGTCGAAGCGGCGTCCGAATCATATACGACGGGAGGGAGCAAGTGAACTTGGAGGCGGGAATGGTGAACCGGAACAGGCTCGGGAGGAAAACCCGGTTCGCGTACCTGGCCCTGGCCGAGCCATGGCCGAAGGTGTCGGGGTTTGCGAAGGTGGACCTGGCGACGGGGCAAGTCCGCAAGTTCATGTACGGAGAGCAGAGGTACGGCGGCGAGCCCATGTTCCTGCCGAGGGAGGCGAGCTCAGGGAGTGGGGGAGAGGACGACGGGTACGTGTTGGCGTTCGTGCACGACGAGAAGGAGTGGAGGTCGGAGCTACATATCGTGAACGCCGCGACTCTGGAGCTGGAGGCGACGGTGGAGCTCCCGTCGCGAGTGCCCTACGGGTTCCACGGGACGTTCATCAGCGCCAAGGATCTGGCGAAGCAGGCTATTGATTGaaccaagaaatcaaaattgaggaagGAGGATTTTGCAGAGGGATGGTTTGCAAATACGTCCCCGGGAATCTTCCTCGCAGTCGCAAGAGGAACATCTACCTATTTTCGTTGGATGTTATTCGGTAGACTTGTCTTTTTACAAAATGCGGTGAGACGTGAGAGATTTTGAGGAACCAAGCTCGTAGCTTTGAGAGTAGCTTTGGTAGGACCAAGAGCTCAGCTGGTTTCAGCTTATTCTCTCTcacttctctgtttttttgttttttgtgtgtGTAATAACTAATAAGCACGTGACCATATTTGCACATCTTGTTTCCTCTCGGTCTTGCTCCCCGGTCATTTCTTAGGACACGCATGGCgacatttctacttcaaaatCCACTTCcgactagaagttgatttttctgcttctgctctagaagttcATTTTTTATCGGAGAAAATTGCTTGATAACCGAACaagatttctacttctggaatacaaattcttttggtaacgattgaaaatttctacttctagaaccttattaacacaaaatcttctacgaaagaTTAAAGTCGGCGGTCGAAAAATTTtcgcttcattttttttttaaatttctttaaaaataaaatttattatttactttttactaCGATTACTGGAGACGGCAACTCGGTGGCAACGGTGGGTGGCGGGCGAGGTGGTGATCGGTGGTGATGGTGGGGGGTAGCGGCGGTGGTCGCAGCGAGCGATAGGGGCCGGCGGGGGCGGAGATGATGCAGATGGCGGCTATGATGGAGGTGCGGCGGATGGCGACAGTGGTCGGCGATTGGCGGCGCGGTGGTAAGCAGCAACAATCGGCAGTGAGCGGCGACAAGACTACGAGTGGAGGTGGGAGGCTAGCGGTGGTCACGGCGGTAGTGGACGGCTAGTGGGCGGCGGTTTTGGGGGGACGATGGTCCGCGACGGTCGGCGATGGGTGGTGACGGGCAATGGTGGGCACGAAGACGTggttgagagagagatgtgttgaaaatgaaaagagggcGAAGTGAGAAATATTGATGTTgagaaatttttacttctaaaagagaaataacaatttttaacttctgaaattggctaaaaaaacAACTTCACAAATGGAAATTtgtttctgaagtagaaatgtaatgttgagtaatcaaacggatttttaTTTCTGAAGTTACATTACTAAACGGATTTACATTTCAGAAGCACTTATGAAGCATAAATTCATTTCTAGAAGTATTACCATACGCGCCCTAGCTTAAGTTCCCAGAAGCATGCCTCTAGACACCGATCATCACTAAAATACTAATTACGAGAGCGAGACGAAAAacattgattaaattgaataccTTATTTTTGAATTCTTTAATTCTATATTGTGCGACTAATATAAAGATTGATTTTTCAGTTCTAGCTTATGAAACGGTAGACTTACCAAAATtggtcataaactcatttccTAATCCATATTTGATAAGGTGGGTTGTTATATAAGTTTTTTATATTTAGTAAATGGGTTTAGAGTGGTAAaactcaaaataatatgagaatGTTAAATGGGTCCACAACTTACTTAGACTAAATTCACCTATAAAATTTGTGCCACTCGATCCATCACCTTACCTCAATTTATGTATGAGCTTTCTAGGTTTGGTTAAACGTGAAATCGTTTGAACAATATGAGTCGAGTCAGGCATGTGTTGGGTTGAGCATGGGTCACTAGTTTGTATTGCATGGAATTAGGTCAAAACGGGTAAAATGGATTAAGTTTGGCATGACCATTTTCGAACCCACATGTTCGATGGATTTATGAAATAATGCGATTTACGCTTGTTGAGTACTCGGTAGTGATTGCCCGCTATAACTAATTAACTTTCAGCATgtcacctaattttttttttaccaatttcgAGTGTCGATACTTTTGTTTTCCGCAAAGCTCCTTGTTTGCGGGTATTACTTACTCATCGCCCGATTGGCCATAGGTAAATGTAACGGTCTTGCACATTTTGGATGCGTTCTTCGTTGTGTTTGTCCCCTAAAATCTCTTCTGAATACGTCGAGGGTCATGCCAAATGGAAGATGCCAATCAAAGCTCCCTTGTTCCAATCATGTTCCGATGACAAAAGGAAGGGCAAGTTTAGCTCCCTAAGTTTCCATACAAAGACAGAAACCTCCACGCACACAAAAACAGCACTGTAGTCACTGAATTTGGCCCGATTTA from Rhodamnia argentea isolate NSW1041297 chromosome 2, ASM2092103v1, whole genome shotgun sequence encodes the following:
- the LOC115756480 gene encoding LOW QUALITY PROTEIN: 9-cis-epoxycarotenoid dioxygenase NCED1, chloroplastic (The sequence of the model RefSeq protein was modified relative to this genomic sequence to represent the inferred CDS: deleted 2 bases in 2 codons); translated protein: MARIAAATWVNYSSPPFPTKSSSSPSVELGFNGPRKNPGGITCSLRTPPKLLLPKKSSTPQPSTTAVAAPPSTSKPRSEETPAQWNLLQKLASMALDAVENALVSHELEHPLPKTSDPRVQISGNFAPVPEQPVQRSLPVAGQIPDCIRGVYVRNGANPLYQPVAGHHLFDGDGMIHAVHFSDGSASYACRFTKTHRFVQERALGRPIFPKSIGELHGHFGIAKLLLFYARGACGLLDHGHGIGVANAGLVYFNGRLLAMSEDDLPYHVRVSAAGDLDTVGRYDFGGQLDSTMIAHPKLDPVSGELFALSYDVVRKPYLKFFRFSPDGRKSPDVEIPLAEPTMMHDFAITKRFVVIPDQQVVFKLNEMVRGRSPVIYDKVKTPRFGIMDKYASDASGIRWIDVPDCFCFHLWNAWEEPESDEVVVIGSCMTPPDSIFNEQDESLKSILSEIRLNLKTGKSKRRPIIYDGREQVNLEAGMVNRNRLGRKTRFAYLALAEPWPKVSGFAKVDLATGQVRKFMYGEQRYGGEPMFLPREASSGSGGEDDGYVLAFVHDEKEWRSELHIVNAATLELEATVELPSRVPYGFHGTFISAKDLAKQAID